From one Halothece sp. PCC 7418 genomic stretch:
- the ribH gene encoding 6,7-dimethyl-8-ribityllumazine synthase, producing MTVFEGTFANTSSLRFAIVIGRFNDLVTEKLLAGCQDCLKRHGVDANPHGTQVDYVWVPGSFELPMMARQMALTGRYDAIICLGAVIRGQTAHFDYVASEAAKGIAATSFQTGVPVVFGVITAENMQQALERAGIKSNLGWDYALNALEMGSLMQQVQSTQPDQQTQALPHSNDQPLNPSETKEQTYLTS from the coding sequence ATGACAGTTTTTGAAGGTACATTTGCTAATACTTCCTCCTTACGTTTCGCGATCGTCATTGGGCGTTTTAATGACCTTGTGACGGAAAAACTCCTCGCTGGTTGTCAAGACTGCTTAAAGCGTCATGGTGTGGATGCTAATCCTCATGGGACACAAGTGGATTATGTTTGGGTGCCTGGAAGTTTTGAACTGCCGATGATGGCGCGACAAATGGCGTTAACTGGACGCTATGATGCGATTATTTGCCTTGGTGCAGTGATTCGAGGACAAACGGCTCATTTTGATTATGTGGCAAGTGAAGCAGCCAAAGGCATTGCTGCAACCAGCTTTCAAACGGGGGTTCCCGTTGTCTTTGGGGTAATTACCGCAGAAAATATGCAGCAAGCCCTAGAGCGGGCTGGCATTAAAAGTAACTTAGGCTGGGATTATGCGCTGAATGCTCTAGAAATGGGCAGCTTGATGCAGCAAGTCCAAAGCACACAACCCGATCAGCAAACCCAAGCCTTACCCCACTCCAATGACCAACCCTTAAATCCATCAGAAACGAAAGAACAAACTTATCTTACGTCCTGA
- a CDS encoding TRC40/GET3/ArsA family transport-energizing ATPase, which yields MRVILMTGKGGVGKTSVAAATGLQCAKLGYKTLVLSTDPAHSLADSFDQEMTHEPTRVRENLDGAELDALMELEANWGAVKRYITEVLQARGLEGVQAEELAILPGMDEIFGLVRMKRHYDEGEYDVLIVDSAPTGTALRLLSIPEVGGWYMRRFYKPFRGMSAALRPIVEPIFRPIAGFSLPTEEVMDAPYEFYEEIEALEKVLTDNQKTSVRLVTNPEKMVIKESARAHAYLSLYNVATDMVVANRIIPDEVNDPFFKQWKESQQVYRHEIHENFHPLPVKEVPLFSSEMCGLEALELLKETLYQGEDPTQVYHQENTIQVKQQEDGAYSLELYLPGITKDKIQLNKTGDELNIRIGNHRRNLVLPQALAALQPRGAKMDEDYLKIRFAS from the coding sequence ATGCGCGTCATTTTAATGACTGGAAAGGGTGGAGTCGGGAAAACCTCAGTTGCTGCTGCAACTGGATTACAGTGTGCCAAGTTAGGCTATAAAACCTTGGTTCTCAGCACTGATCCAGCACACTCTCTTGCTGATAGTTTTGACCAAGAAATGACCCATGAACCGACACGGGTGAGAGAAAACCTTGATGGCGCAGAATTAGATGCCCTTATGGAGTTAGAAGCCAACTGGGGGGCTGTCAAACGCTATATCACAGAAGTCTTACAAGCCAGAGGCTTAGAAGGGGTGCAAGCGGAAGAACTTGCGATTCTTCCAGGAATGGATGAAATTTTTGGCTTAGTGCGCATGAAACGGCACTACGATGAAGGGGAATATGATGTTTTAATTGTCGATTCTGCGCCCACTGGTACGGCATTACGTCTTTTGAGTATTCCAGAAGTCGGGGGATGGTATATGCGACGCTTTTATAAGCCCTTTCGAGGAATGTCTGCTGCATTACGTCCGATTGTCGAACCGATTTTCCGCCCCATTGCTGGCTTTTCTCTCCCGACAGAAGAGGTCATGGACGCGCCTTATGAATTTTACGAAGAAATTGAAGCCCTAGAAAAAGTTTTAACGGATAATCAGAAAACATCCGTACGATTAGTGACCAATCCTGAAAAGATGGTGATTAAAGAATCAGCAAGAGCTCATGCTTATCTCAGTCTCTATAATGTAGCAACGGATATGGTGGTTGCCAATCGGATTATTCCCGATGAAGTGAATGATCCGTTTTTCAAACAGTGGAAAGAGAGTCAGCAAGTCTATCGCCACGAGATCCATGAAAACTTCCATCCTTTACCAGTGAAAGAAGTCCCCTTGTTTTCTTCTGAAATGTGTGGTTTAGAGGCGTTGGAATTACTCAAAGAGACTTTGTATCAAGGGGAAGATCCGACGCAAGTTTATCACCAAGAAAATACCATTCAAGTGAAACAACAAGAAGATGGGGCTTACAGTTTAGAGTTATATCTGCCCGGAATTACTAAGGATAAGATTCAACTCAATAAAACTGGAGATGAATTAAATATTCGCATTGGCAACCATCGGCGGAACTTAGTATTGCCACAAGCCTTAGCTGCACTCCAACCCCGAGGAGCAAAAATGGACGAGGATTACTTGAAAATTCGCTTTGCCAGTTAA
- a CDS encoding DUF2358 domain-containing protein, giving the protein MTLIETIQADYQRFPANQSYDIYAEDVYFKDPLTEFRGLQRYQSLIDFISTWFQDINLELHDIRQEDNTIQTEWTLNWTTPLPWQPRISIPGWSELKVNADHKIISHIDYWHCSRWEVIKQHFSL; this is encoded by the coding sequence ATGACGCTTATTGAAACGATTCAAGCGGATTACCAACGCTTTCCCGCCAACCAAAGCTACGATATTTATGCCGAAGACGTTTATTTCAAAGATCCCTTAACCGAGTTTCGAGGACTCCAACGCTATCAATCTCTAATTGACTTTATCAGCACTTGGTTTCAAGACATCAACCTCGAACTCCATGATATTCGGCAAGAAGACAACACCATCCAGACTGAGTGGACACTAAACTGGACAACACCCCTTCCTTGGCAACCGCGCATCTCTATTCCTGGTTGGAGTGAATTAAAAGTCAATGCTGATCACAAAATTATCTCTCATATTGATTATTGGCATTGTTCCCGTTGGGAGGTTATCAAACAGCATTTTTCTTTGTAA
- a CDS encoding SPFH domain-containing protein, whose product MFQILSRFNSSVSLVGGGIIAGLAIIGVLGANSVYINDETERAIVTNSGEYVKTTGPGMHWKIPFQQSYRQYPVKIKSLELQGVSTSTIDNYAINATIVVLYRLPEEELESIHRNVPDYQAKMEVIATSRFKNELGNIKMDQLADQRSEIEKKVYQSVKEEISRLFEINVVDFTIPYYGWSESFKQAAKREAKAETDLEVARQETKQAKVEAERQKIEAKAQAEAKIEAARGEAESKRLAADAEAHSIRVRGEAEAEALQAKSQALSENPQLVELEKAKKWDGKLPANMYGQAPIPFLQSGNN is encoded by the coding sequence ATGTTTCAAATTTTATCTAGATTCAACTCTAGTGTTTCTCTGGTTGGTGGCGGAATCATTGCAGGACTAGCAATTATTGGTGTGTTGGGTGCAAACTCGGTTTATATTAATGATGAAACTGAACGCGCGATCGTCACCAATTCTGGAGAATATGTGAAAACCACAGGACCTGGAATGCACTGGAAAATTCCATTTCAACAAAGTTATCGTCAATATCCAGTGAAGATTAAATCCCTAGAATTACAAGGTGTTAGTACCTCCACAATTGATAATTATGCGATTAATGCTACGATTGTTGTCCTCTATCGACTTCCTGAAGAGGAATTAGAAAGTATTCATCGTAATGTCCCAGACTACCAAGCCAAAATGGAAGTTATTGCTACGAGTCGGTTTAAAAACGAACTGGGAAACATTAAGATGGATCAACTTGCCGATCAACGATCTGAAATTGAGAAAAAAGTTTATCAAAGCGTGAAGGAAGAAATTAGCCGTTTATTTGAGATTAATGTAGTTGATTTCACCATTCCCTATTATGGTTGGTCAGAGTCTTTTAAACAAGCAGCAAAACGAGAAGCCAAAGCGGAAACAGATTTAGAAGTTGCACGTCAAGAGACCAAACAAGCGAAAGTGGAAGCAGAACGCCAAAAAATTGAAGCGAAAGCGCAAGCAGAGGCAAAAATTGAAGCAGCAAGAGGAGAAGCAGAATCCAAACGATTAGCAGCAGATGCAGAAGCCCATTCGATTCGCGTGCGTGGAGAAGCAGAAGCAGAAGCCCTACAAGCGAAATCTCAAGCCCTGAGTGAAAATCCTCAACTGGTCGAGTTAGAAAAGGCAAAAAAATGGGATGGCAAACTCCCAGCAAATATGTATGGTCAAGCACCCATCCCCTTTCTGCAATCTGGCAATAATTAA
- a CDS encoding agmatinase family protein, which translates to MKQFYLDSLDPDDISRPNGQFLGFPTLLEEAKMVFFPVPWDVTTSYGEGTARGSQAIIDASVQLEPTDYHVFEAWKMGHYTLPVNADILAKNDKIRIIAKRIIDYQEAGGHHQDQQIEKDLNEVNHSSEQLNQWVYEETISLLKQNQLIGLIGGDHSVPLGLMKALTEKYSHYGILQIDAHADLRNAYEGFTYSHASIMHNALQFSAISHLIQVGIRDFSEGEKKQAKADQRVQWFTDWELKEKAYQGYVWADQCQEIINCLPKQVYISFDVDGLRPEFCPHTGTPVPGGLDFNQAIYLIERVVKAGKTIIGFDLCEVSPDLNNPDDEWDANVGARLAYKLANFMLASQSATSF; encoded by the coding sequence ATGAAACAATTTTATTTAGATTCTTTAGACCCTGATGATATTTCTCGACCGAATGGTCAATTTTTAGGATTTCCGACTTTGTTAGAAGAAGCAAAAATGGTGTTTTTTCCTGTTCCTTGGGATGTAACCACCTCTTATGGTGAAGGAACAGCGAGAGGGTCGCAAGCAATTATTGATGCTTCTGTGCAATTAGAACCAACAGATTATCATGTATTTGAAGCATGGAAAATGGGTCATTATACTTTACCCGTTAATGCAGACATCCTTGCTAAAAATGATAAAATACGGATTATTGCGAAACGAATTATTGACTACCAAGAAGCTGGCGGTCATCATCAAGATCAACAGATTGAAAAAGATTTAAACGAGGTCAATCATAGCTCCGAACAACTCAACCAATGGGTTTATGAAGAAACAATTTCGTTACTCAAACAAAATCAATTAATTGGTCTGATTGGGGGCGATCATAGTGTTCCTTTGGGATTGATGAAAGCATTAACCGAAAAGTATAGTCACTATGGAATTTTACAAATTGATGCTCACGCTGATTTAAGAAATGCTTATGAAGGATTTACTTACTCTCATGCTTCGATTATGCACAACGCCTTGCAATTCTCTGCAATTTCTCATCTCATACAGGTAGGAATTCGAGATTTTTCTGAGGGGGAAAAAAAGCAAGCAAAAGCCGATCAGCGAGTGCAATGGTTTACAGACTGGGAATTAAAAGAAAAGGCATATCAAGGTTATGTTTGGGCTGATCAGTGTCAGGAAATTATTAATTGTTTACCGAAGCAAGTTTATATTAGTTTTGATGTGGATGGGTTGCGTCCAGAGTTTTGTCCTCATACGGGGACACCGGTTCCAGGAGGGCTAGATTTTAATCAAGCAATCTATTTAATAGAAAGGGTAGTGAAAGCGGGTAAAACAATTATCGGTTTTGATCTATGTGAAGTCTCACCTGATTTGAATAATCCCGATGACGAATGGGATGCTAATGTCGGCGCGAGATTAGCTTATAAACTAGCAAATTTTATGCTTGCTTCTCAATCCGCAACGAGCTTCTGA
- a CDS encoding serine/threonine-protein kinase, with translation MLGTKLRNRYYIFKELGVGGFGQTFLAQDCDFPGQPWCVVKQLKPQVKEPWMLQTARRLFDLEASVLARIGSHPQIPQLKAHFEEDEQFYLVQDFIEGDLLSKELKDGQIWSQEQAIFFLEDTLEVLKFIHENQVIHRDLKPENIIRRQSDQKLVLIDFGSVKKITTLYDQEREESGFTVAIGTPAYMPMEQQGGKPSYNSDIYALGKIVIQGLTGVSPKRLNDDPQTGELLWRHLVNIDDVFAEILSGMVKWNARDRYQSVPEVIHDLSPYFQKLPSGLTPKKRAKTKTGSTLDKIVRNLKQNPEITRIKKLLFCAYKHRWENSPRILSKYRTKYLIQELWKREKSINDFKNSINDVVKTLNKKDKYQLVANFIINEVTLLYDLSNPLSEEEPEDHVSSKVTEIRRAGANQTNSSSGQTNLKKREESESLIVSQQSYKNETEVCQESDSPDAGLEDTSIPSQIVAGGAWGEANGNHCSLFDLRYEITRYTTPLRIKILLFSMLYYKIGFSEQDWSLMMSHQLDSLLKQIIQMFPNLSELESRLYETARHFNQEEGLTQVVGAIIQSLRPFYEKGQPTLTH, from the coding sequence ATGTTGGGAACCAAGCTACGTAATCGATACTATATCTTCAAGGAACTGGGGGTTGGAGGGTTTGGTCAAACCTTTCTGGCTCAAGATTGTGATTTTCCAGGGCAACCGTGGTGTGTCGTGAAACAACTCAAACCTCAAGTGAAAGAACCTTGGATGTTACAGACAGCACGCCGTCTATTCGATTTAGAGGCTTCGGTTCTTGCTCGTATTGGCAGTCATCCGCAAATTCCTCAATTAAAAGCCCATTTTGAAGAAGATGAACAGTTTTATTTAGTTCAAGATTTTATTGAAGGTGATTTATTATCGAAAGAACTGAAAGACGGTCAGATTTGGAGTCAAGAACAGGCAATTTTCTTTCTCGAAGATACCCTTGAAGTCTTAAAGTTTATTCATGAAAATCAGGTGATTCACCGCGATTTAAAACCCGAAAATATTATTCGCCGTCAGAGTGATCAGAAACTGGTTTTGATTGATTTTGGGTCAGTCAAAAAAATTACGACCCTTTATGACCAAGAGCGCGAAGAATCTGGATTTACTGTTGCCATTGGGACTCCTGCTTATATGCCCATGGAACAGCAGGGAGGAAAACCCTCCTATAATAGTGATATTTATGCCTTAGGAAAAATTGTGATTCAGGGCTTAACGGGGGTTTCTCCAAAGCGACTCAATGATGATCCACAAACGGGAGAATTATTATGGCGACATTTGGTCAATATTGATGATGTTTTTGCTGAGATTCTCAGTGGTATGGTGAAATGGAATGCGCGCGATCGTTATCAAAGTGTGCCGGAAGTAATTCATGATTTAAGTCCTTATTTTCAAAAACTTCCTTCTGGATTAACCCCCAAAAAAAGAGCAAAAACGAAAACGGGATCAACTCTTGATAAAATTGTTCGCAATTTGAAACAAAATCCCGAAATTACTCGGATCAAGAAATTACTTTTCTGTGCTTATAAACACCGTTGGGAAAATAGCCCTAGAATTTTGTCTAAATATCGGACTAAATATTTGATTCAAGAACTTTGGAAACGGGAAAAAAGCATAAATGACTTTAAAAATTCTATTAACGATGTGGTGAAAACTTTAAATAAAAAAGATAAATATCAACTGGTTGCCAATTTCATTATTAATGAAGTTACCTTGCTCTATGATTTATCAAACCCCTTATCCGAAGAAGAGCCTGAAGATCATGTTTCCTCAAAAGTAACCGAAATTAGAAGAGCAGGAGCAAACCAAACGAACTCCTCTAGCGGTCAGACTAACCTTAAAAAAAGAGAAGAATCAGAGAGCTTAATTGTTTCTCAGCAATCATATAAAAATGAAACAGAAGTTTGTCAGGAATCAGATTCACCTGATGCTGGCTTAGAAGACACCTCAATTCCATCTCAAATTGTCGCAGGTGGAGCATGGGGAGAAGCAAACGGTAATCATTGCAGTTTATTTGATCTACGCTACGAAATTACTCGCTACACAACCCCCCTTCGTATTAAGATTTTACTCTTTTCCATGCTCTATTATAAAATTGGATTTAGTGAGCAAGACTGGTCATTAATGATGAGCCATCAGCTTGATAGTTTGCTCAAACAAATCATACAAATGTTTCCTAATTTATCAGAACTAGAAAGCCGACTCTATGAAACTGCTAGACATTTTAATCAAGAAGAAGGTTTAACCCAAGTGGTCGGTGCAATTATCCAGTCTCTCCGCCCTTTTTATGAGAAAGGACAACCGACGCTAACCCATTAA
- the trmL gene encoding tRNA (uridine(34)/cytosine(34)/5-carboxymethylaminomethyluridine(34)-2'-O)-methyltransferase TrmL: MLKVVLYEPQIPPNTGNIARTCAATKTELHLVGKLGFDISDRAVKRAGLDYWPYVDLHRHSDWASFITVQHQRGGRLIAFSVKGESSHLSQTFREEDWLLFGQENKGLPPEIMASCDQILRIPMPHPKVRSLNLSVSVAIGLYEAKRQIGELS; the protein is encoded by the coding sequence ATGTTGAAAGTTGTTTTATACGAACCTCAAATCCCTCCCAATACAGGGAACATTGCTCGCACCTGTGCTGCGACCAAAACCGAGTTACATCTTGTTGGTAAATTAGGCTTTGACATCAGCGATCGCGCTGTTAAGCGAGCCGGCTTAGATTATTGGCCCTATGTCGATTTACATCGGCATTCCGACTGGGCTAGCTTCATCACCGTGCAACATCAGCGAGGAGGACGGTTAATTGCATTTAGCGTCAAAGGAGAATCCTCTCATTTGAGTCAAACTTTCCGAGAAGAAGATTGGCTTTTATTTGGTCAGGAAAATAAGGGATTACCTCCAGAAATTATGGCAAGCTGTGACCAAATTTTACGCATTCCCATGCCACATCCTAAAGTTCGCAGTCTTAACCTCTCTGTCAGCGTTGCGATTGGTTTATATGAAGCCAAACGACAAATTGGCGAGTTGAGTTAG
- the cruG gene encoding 2'-O-glycosyltransferase CruG yields MTVNLEIAGLAGLFLLVLLQVPATLILLSRLLKGAKRLSPIQPKPSTPDQLGTVSIVVPTLNEADRITPCLKGLTQQGYEVREILIVDSYSTDGTPELVKTAQQHDPRFRLLNDDPLPPDWVGRPWALHNGFLASSEKSDWILGIDADTEPQSGLVAGVIATAEAEGYEILSLSPQFKLKSAGEWWLQPALLMTLLYRFDVAGVRPHPPERVMANGQCFLARREVLSTLGGYSAAKSSFCDDVTLARYAASQGYRVGFLDGAKVIKVRMYEGMRETWQEWGRSLDLKDASTPSLLLLELWLLLALQALPLPLFMGFLVGLLKGETSLMFLLMGGWNGGLLLMRLGLLFAVSPSYDRTSTSASWLFWLSPLADLAAVLRIFLSASQRPTQWRGRVY; encoded by the coding sequence ATGACAGTTAATTTAGAAATCGCTGGGCTAGCAGGACTCTTTTTACTAGTTCTCTTGCAAGTTCCAGCAACGTTGATTCTTCTTTCTCGTTTACTCAAAGGAGCAAAACGACTTTCTCCCATCCAACCCAAACCCAGCACTCCTGATCAGTTGGGAACGGTTAGCATTGTTGTCCCGACATTAAATGAAGCGGATCGGATTACTCCCTGCTTAAAAGGACTCACTCAGCAAGGGTATGAAGTGCGAGAGATTTTAATTGTGGACAGCTATTCCACTGATGGCACGCCTGAGTTAGTCAAAACAGCACAACAGCATGACCCCCGATTCCGCTTACTCAACGATGATCCCTTACCTCCCGACTGGGTGGGTCGTCCTTGGGCGCTTCATAATGGCTTTTTAGCAAGTTCGGAAAAAAGTGATTGGATTTTAGGGATTGATGCGGATACAGAACCTCAGTCTGGTTTAGTTGCTGGGGTGATTGCAACAGCAGAGGCGGAAGGATACGAGATTTTATCTTTATCCCCTCAATTTAAGCTGAAATCAGCAGGAGAATGGTGGTTACAACCGGCTCTCCTCATGACGTTACTCTATCGCTTTGATGTGGCTGGGGTGCGTCCTCACCCGCCAGAGCGAGTAATGGCAAATGGACAGTGTTTTTTAGCCCGTCGGGAGGTTTTATCAACACTGGGAGGCTATAGTGCAGCGAAAAGCTCTTTTTGTGATGATGTTACCCTTGCTCGTTATGCAGCGAGTCAGGGCTATCGGGTTGGCTTTTTAGATGGGGCAAAGGTGATTAAAGTTCGGATGTATGAGGGAATGAGGGAAACATGGCAAGAGTGGGGACGTTCTCTTGATCTCAAGGATGCTTCTACGCCCAGTCTCTTGTTGTTGGAACTGTGGTTATTACTGGCGTTACAAGCTCTTCCTTTACCCCTGTTTATGGGCTTTCTGGTCGGATTATTGAAGGGAGAAACGAGCTTGATGTTTCTCCTCATGGGGGGATGGAATGGAGGATTGTTATTGATGCGTTTGGGATTATTATTTGCCGTTTCCCCATCTTATGATCGCACCTCGACTTCCGCATCTTGGTTATTTTGGCTTTCTCCATTGGCTGATCTGGCAGCAGTGCTACGGATTTTTCTCTCGGCGAGTCAACGTCCGACACAATGGCGAGGACGAGTTTATTAG
- the cruF gene encoding gamma-carotene 1'-hydroxylase CruF codes for MKLQQYGIGFSPATGMLIGHILAMLFGIAGLVLVLPNGEFIASLPPIGQVAFRYSMAGGGVVYMLLGAGAVAFYGYQILGARRLLTFLVPAVSLSLASELLGTSTGFPFGEYRYLSGLGYKIADLVPFTIPLSWFYVGFCTYLIARVGLESRPLPSWVRSVGAIAIGSLLLTFWDFVLDPAMSQTDVPFWVWDQPGAFFGMPYQNFAGWFMTGVIFMTTAHLFWGSQPLGLVRRHLGLPFAIYFFNILFGAVLSLASGIWIPVAMGLVFAVIPCSLLYWLTPTVSNNTVISAEGQEQNPVSVAQL; via the coding sequence ATGAAATTACAACAATATGGCATCGGGTTCTCCCCAGCGACCGGAATGCTGATTGGTCATATCCTTGCCATGCTGTTTGGCATTGCTGGCTTAGTCTTAGTATTGCCCAATGGGGAATTCATTGCCAGTCTGCCACCGATTGGACAAGTTGCCTTTCGCTACTCGATGGCGGGCGGTGGTGTCGTTTATATGTTACTTGGGGCGGGTGCAGTCGCCTTTTATGGTTATCAAATTTTAGGAGCAAGACGCTTACTGACATTTTTAGTGCCTGCAGTGAGCCTGTCTTTAGCTAGTGAACTGTTGGGAACCAGCACTGGCTTTCCCTTTGGTGAATATCGTTATTTAAGTGGATTAGGCTATAAAATTGCGGATTTAGTCCCGTTTACGATTCCTTTATCTTGGTTCTATGTCGGATTTTGTACTTATTTAATTGCTCGTGTCGGTTTAGAAAGTCGTCCCTTACCCAGTTGGGTGCGGAGTGTTGGCGCGATCGCGATCGGTTCATTACTCTTAACCTTCTGGGATTTTGTCCTCGATCCAGCCATGAGTCAAACGGATGTTCCTTTCTGGGTGTGGGATCAACCAGGAGCTTTCTTCGGAATGCCCTATCAAAACTTTGCGGGTTGGTTCATGACAGGGGTGATTTTTATGACCACGGCTCATCTATTCTGGGGAAGTCAACCCCTAGGTCTAGTCCGTCGTCACCTTGGCTTACCCTTTGCCATTTATTTCTTTAATATTCTCTTTGGCGCGGTTCTCAGCCTTGCCAGTGGCATTTGGATTCCCGTTGCCATGGGCTTAGTTTTTGCCGTTATTCCCTGTTCACTTCTGTATTGGCTTACACCGACCGTGAGTAATAACACAGTGATTTCCGCAGAAGGACAAGAACAAAATCCTGTCTCGGTAGCTCAATTATAG
- a CDS encoding GNAT family N-acetyltransferase has protein sequence MNFILPEENNITIRPVQYRDLGAIESLVSKSDELHHSGSALALSQDLGNLRQWYSPLKLLSLFPNPAQHHFSFYVAEQEEQVLGAIKVSPTNSTRTTWQVEHILVDPDYPVAGKRIGSQLLRYCFESIWEARTWTLEINIHHKSILSLYRSNGFQPLAQFTYWSIAPEKLHALAQHEPKLPNLLPVNNADAQLLYQLDTVSMPPLLRQVFDRHINDFKRNLIDLTVGRFQQWFGQQHIRQGYVFEPQRKAAIAHFRLNQTPQNQPDQCQLTVHPAYTWLYPEMLAKIAQFFSEAEKPQLLLASADYQPEREEYLEEIGAERVEHTLLLSRSVWHKLREAPSSLERLQLSGVLQGLRPGRAPIPSRLPWLNSFSEESNHDHPSPSDHAHREEEEDH, from the coding sequence ATGAATTTTATTCTTCCTGAAGAAAACAACATCACGATTCGCCCTGTCCAATATCGAGACCTAGGCGCGATCGAAAGTCTCGTCAGTAAGTCCGATGAACTTCATCATAGTGGTTCGGCATTGGCCTTAAGTCAAGACTTAGGGAATCTTCGCCAATGGTATAGTCCCCTCAAGCTCTTAAGTCTCTTTCCGAACCCAGCTCAACATCATTTTTCCTTCTATGTTGCCGAACAAGAGGAACAAGTTTTAGGAGCGATTAAAGTTTCTCCCACCAATAGTACCCGCACCACTTGGCAAGTCGAACACATTCTCGTCGATCCCGACTACCCCGTCGCTGGAAAGCGGATTGGGTCACAACTCTTACGATACTGCTTTGAAAGTATTTGGGAAGCTAGGACTTGGACTTTAGAAATTAATATTCATCATAAGAGCATTTTGAGCCTCTATCGGAGCAATGGCTTTCAACCGTTAGCTCAATTTACCTATTGGTCGATCGCGCCGGAAAAACTTCATGCTTTAGCGCAACATGAACCCAAACTGCCGAATTTACTCCCCGTGAATAACGCCGATGCCCAGTTGCTCTATCAGTTAGATACGGTTTCCATGCCTCCCTTGCTGCGTCAAGTCTTTGATCGGCACATTAACGACTTTAAACGGAACTTAATTGATCTGACCGTGGGTCGATTCCAACAATGGTTTGGGCAACAGCACATCCGACAAGGGTATGTTTTTGAACCGCAAAGAAAAGCAGCGATCGCGCATTTTCGATTGAACCAAACCCCACAAAATCAGCCTGATCAATGTCAACTCACTGTTCATCCCGCTTACACTTGGCTCTATCCTGAAATGCTCGCGAAAATTGCTCAATTCTTCTCCGAAGCAGAAAAACCGCAACTGCTTCTGGCTTCTGCAGACTATCAACCCGAGCGGGAAGAATACCTAGAAGAAATCGGCGCTGAACGAGTGGAACATACCCTGCTCTTATCTCGTTCTGTCTGGCATAAACTCCGAGAAGCCCCCTCATCTCTCGAACGGTTACAATTATCAGGGGTATTACAAGGCTTGCGTCCAGGTCGCGCTCCCATTCCCAGTCGGTTACCCTGGCTCAACTCATTTTCTGAAGAATCTAATCACGATCATCCCTCGCCATCGGATCATGCTCACCGAGAAGAGGAAGAAGACCATTGA
- the ruvX gene encoding Holliday junction resolvase RuvX, which translates to MKTKLSVLGLDIGKKRIGIAGCDGTGLIATPIMTLERTGFTDDVEQLIDLIAKREVTLLVIGMPYAMNGELGHQGKRIEKYAQRLQKVLKLPMEYVDERLSSIEAEARLKTKRGFSPRRDKAQIDAHAAAIILQQWLNQRRTPTNNQLNQQPSNIE; encoded by the coding sequence TTGAAAACCAAACTCTCAGTTTTAGGACTCGATATTGGAAAAAAACGAATCGGAATTGCTGGGTGTGATGGAACGGGACTGATTGCAACGCCGATTATGACCCTTGAACGCACCGGCTTTACTGATGATGTGGAACAACTCATTGATTTAATTGCCAAACGAGAAGTCACCCTTTTAGTAATCGGAATGCCTTACGCTATGAATGGCGAACTGGGTCATCAGGGAAAACGCATTGAAAAATATGCCCAACGCTTACAAAAGGTTTTAAAACTTCCCATGGAGTATGTTGATGAACGGTTAAGCTCGATCGAAGCAGAAGCCCGACTCAAAACCAAGCGGGGGTTTTCACCGCGCCGAGATAAAGCTCAAATTGATGCTCATGCTGCTGCTATCATTCTCCAACAGTGGTTAAATCAACGTCGCACTCCCACTAACAATCAACTGAATCAGCAACCATCCAACATCGAATAA
- the rpsO gene encoding 30S ribosomal protein S15, with product MSLTQEKKQEIINDYQVHETDTGSTEVQIAILTKRITRLTEHLKSNDKDHSSRRGLLKLIGHRRSLLSYLQKEDQQRYQDLIKRLGIRG from the coding sequence ATGAGTCTGACCCAAGAAAAAAAGCAAGAAATCATCAACGATTATCAAGTTCACGAAACTGATACCGGATCAACTGAAGTTCAAATTGCCATCTTAACCAAGCGCATTACCCGTTTAACCGAACATCTGAAATCCAACGATAAAGACCACTCCTCACGACGGGGACTCCTGAAATTAATTGGTCATCGTCGCAGTTTGTTATCCTATTTACAGAAAGAAGATCAACAACGCTATCAAGACTTAATCAAACGCCTTGGTATTCGTGGCTAG